The Cinclus cinclus chromosome 5, bCinCin1.1, whole genome shotgun sequence genome segment TGACTAGTGTGGGAGAGCCTGAATCATGACTTGGTTTGGTCTCAGACTTGAGTCTGTCATGACTCAGATGAATCTACATGAGGATGGTACCACAAGTTGTGCTTGTGTTTGAGCTGCTGACTGTCAGTAACTTCTCCTAAGCAATGTGTGTTTCAGTGCCTAGTGAAAAGGTAGTGTTCAAATGGCCACGTCCAAATGATGTGGTGAGTAGAAGTCCCCAGGGATGACTGGCATAAGGTAGCAAGGCTGTGTAGAACAGGTAGCTCTCAAGCTGATTAACTTCAAGGGTTGATTTCCTATGTTTCATGTGTACCAGAGCTCATAAGCATTGACTGTTTAGGTGACAACTGAATTTGTGCTGTTATATTTTGTTGTCATTTGTcttattgcaaaaaaaaaaaacccaaaaaatcagATTACTCTAATCATGCCAAGCTACTTGTTCAAATCTTTCTGTAGATGGTTTAAAACTATGCCTGCAAAGTAACTgtcatcttttttcttttttttttttgaatacaGCACATGTCAACAAAAGACTGAAGCTGAAACAAACAATACACAAATGCCAGAGAAGGTCAGCGTGGCTCCTTACCCAGATGATGAGATGCCAGTGAAGAGTCGAGGTTCCTACAATCTTGATTTTGATAACTTAAATGACATCAATCCTTTTCAAAGTTCAGTACAGTTGCCTCATTCTCCTGAAAATGTGCAAAAGTCTCCCATAAAAGTATCCAGCAGCCCTGAGAAAACTACTGAAAAAAGTAATGCTTCTCTTCTGTGGGACAATGCAGTTCCTTTTGCTTTAACCACAGCAAGTACAGAGTGTTTAAGTGAAGACAAGGCTCTCATCTCTGAAAAAGAATCTGCACTGAGCGAGCTGGAGTCTAACAAATCCAAGCTGTCTCCTAAGCAAGCAATTGGTGACTCTGAGCAGGGTGTGAAGTCTGCTTCCACAGATGCAAGCCAAACTGGTAATTTGCTGGTATTAGCAGAGGTACCTACACCTGTAGAGTCACCTGGCAGCTTAGGTCCCAGGAGTTCTGATATAAGTAACTCTCTTAAAACTGAGGAATCGAAGCTTCAGAATGTTTCAGTAGCAGAAGAAGTCTCTGCACAAGAGTCAAAACCTGATGAAGAGCTGGATGTCTCCAAAGGCAAACCTGCAGAAAAGCCTGATGTCACCAAGTCTGGACCAATAAAACTGGAATTTGATTTTGATAATACCACTGCTAGAAAACCACCTCCTAAGAAGCTAGGTAAAAGACCTGGAATTAAGCCACcttccaaaaaaattcctattACCAAAACAAAACCGGAGAATACTGAAGtgcaaaataaaagtaatgtGGAAGATGAAATCCCTCTTCCTAAAGCATCTTATAAGTTTGACTGGGACAAACTTGATGATCCAAACTTTAATCCATTTGGAGGAGGCTCCAAAATTTCCACCTCGCCCAAGCGTTCTAAACCCAGCCCTCAGAAAGTTCACCTGCCAGAGGCACAGGAGAGTACCTCACCAAGAAGGGAACCTCTTCTAGTGGAGCAGGATAACAGGCCAAGTACCTGTGAAGCTCTGGACAAAGAAGAACCCAAAAATCTGTAAGTGAATGTGTAGCTGAATGCAGAAACACCTTGAATTCATGTGAGGAAAGTTAGTGTCTCAAAGTAGTCCATTCCTACTGCTTAGACTGCATCCGTCACAGGCTGGCAGAGTCTGTTGTAATCTATAACACAATTATGTTGTAACAGCAAAGATCTTAACTGGGGGAACTCCTGAGATGACTAACTTTAGGCAAAGGTGTTCTGAAGTCTGGTGGAATACGGGCTTAGATGGAAAGCGCATTGTTCAAGTGGTGCTTTCCCCACTCCTCCAAGATGAAAGTGGGAAGAACGAGGTGACTGCTGAtgtctttaaataaaacagGGAAGTAGGCAGCAGTGTTGCACATGGTGCAGCATGTGAAGGGATCAGGCGGTTTTGTTCTCTGCTGATCTCTGAGGTGCTGTTTCTTCCCTGTGTTCTTGGTGTCTAAATGCTATCTCTAATAAAAAGACCTGGCTCTGAAGCCGCATTTTTTTGGCAGCATGCGGACTTTTTATTTGAGGATGGAATATGTTATCTTTCCTAGAAAGTCTAGTTATTAATGTTACTATAGACAGTCAGGTGCTTGCCAGATCTAGGCTGGCACAAATTGTTAATTTGACAGAAGTGTTTGTGCTCTTGCTCTCTGTGCAGCATGATCAGTTACTGTGATACCAAGGTGGAAAGTTTACTTACTGCTGACAGCACAAGTGGAGTGCTGGACTTTTCTAATGAAGTTCACACCAATAATCACAGCATTACCTTGCATAGAGGAGCAGGCTGCTTGTAATTCTGTTCTTAGTTAAAGAGCCTAtctttaactttaaaaaaacaatgaacCTAACAAATAGAAATAAGAGAGCAGTGTTAAGTGATTGGAAAGAAGTGATGCTGCTGTGACTTTCTGCTTCCCAGGAAACACTACTTCTGGTGGAGGGTGAGCTTTGTCACATACATTGTCACCAGGCGAGACAGTAAATTTACATCCCCACCCTCTGTGAAGCTTCCTGTGCTGTGGCTCTAGAATCTCGCAGAGAAGCTACCTTTGTTCAGTTCATCTGATAACACAGAGTTCCAACTGTGTGATGTAAATacttatttctttaattttccttttttttctgcttgtttgttttctttagggAAATTGTTGAACAGAGTGTGGTAGAAGGCATGCCAAAAGCTCAAGAGGAGAAGCCAGGAGTTCAAGCAGAAGCTGAACTTCCAGTAAAAAAAGACGTGGTAAGGTATAGGAGAGATAGCCAGTTCTTACCAAGTTGTTCCATGAAACAGCTCTCTGACTTAATGACTTAATCTTGTGAAAcctatttttgatatttttttctaagtatTAGTGGATTTATGCATCTTCAGCAGCTCTAGAAGAAATTTAAACTGTGCAGACCTGTGTTTTGAAGGTAGCATCAGAGACAGCCAATTTGTACCTTGGTATTTAGTATCATTTTGATCAGCAGTTGCATATAAGGACAAACATAAGGGTGTGGACTAAAAATCAGAGTAGCTCTTGAGCTATGCTCAGTGTTGgtagtttaatttttatgtctttGAATTCTTGTTTTATTATATTGGCCTGCCCAGTTAATGAAAAACCAATctgataattaaaattattttaattgcaattttaaatagttattttaacaattaaaagaattttgtttttctcattagGAGAAACGAATGAGCCCACCTAAAATGTCTCCAGTGAATGTTGCTTCTTCTCAAGACAATTTGATTTCTACTGGCAGTGGAAAAATGTCAATGtctgcagaagaaattaaacCTGATTCCCCCAGAATTGAAGTAACAGCAGATGAGACAGCTAGTGCTGAACCTGAAGAGTTCTTCAGACCATCATCAGAAGGTGAAGgcatttcttttaaacagaCCGAAAGTGTATTGTTTCAATTACttgtatatataatttttctacTTAAGTTTTATTATGAATTCTAG includes the following:
- the TACC3 gene encoding transforming acidic coiled-coil-containing protein 3, with the protein product MSLQILNAENGENGGSIKDDLTAEDSGFFFVPPEPTGRPSILRLSQKENLPPKSVGKAMKVTFQTPQRDPHTRKILSPAMTDKLQTAFALEGCREDVVDDVLFAPSDADTCQQKTEAETNNTQMPEKVSVAPYPDDEMPVKSRGSYNLDFDNLNDINPFQSSVQLPHSPENVQKSPIKVSSSPEKTTEKSNASLLWDNAVPFALTTASTECLSEDKALISEKESALSELESNKSKLSPKQAIGDSEQGVKSASTDASQTGNLLVLAEVPTPVESPGSLGPRSSDISNSLKTEESKLQNVSVAEEVSAQESKPDEELDVSKGKPAEKPDVTKSGPIKLEFDFDNTTARKPPPKKLGKRPGIKPPSKKIPITKTKPENTEVQNKSNVEDEIPLPKASYKFDWDKLDDPNFNPFGGGSKISTSPKRSKPSPQKVHLPEAQESTSPRREPLLVEQDNRPSTCEALDKEEPKNLEIVEQSVVEGMPKAQEEKPGVQAEAELPVKKDVEKRMSPPKMSPVNVASSQDNLISTGSGKMSMSAEEIKPDSPRIEVTADETASAEPEEFFRPSSEVFGMGIDYLEQFGSSSFKESALRKQSLYLKFDPLLRDSPRKPICGTIESSESIMTAPSQPGPVADLSNLLEEAGKPLVSLESEEKPKGLDLLGTFTTSDAGPLIPNSLSSDVPPVHFDTSNVSNTAVDAIIDVLKYSQKDMDAAVELVKREVQEKELEIQKWSKKYNKLHMEYKEMGKIIAEFEQTIAQIMEDAQKQKEISKKEIHKLMEEKQQALSDLNSMEKSFSDLFKRLEKQKEVLEGYHRNEEVLKKCAEDYLARIKKEEQRYQALKAHAEEKLQQANEEIAQVRSKAKSETAALQATLRKEQMRIQSLERSLEQKTKENDELTKICDDLILKMEKN